One part of the Terrimicrobium sacchariphilum genome encodes these proteins:
- a CDS encoding hybrid sensor histidine kinase/response regulator yields MAPTTRFFAFGVAVLSVALASLTRWGLIMPMLGDRSPYAAFLCAVIVSAWVGGLYPGLLAVGLSLICGWTFLSPQARSGDVATMVITVFFLIIGILISIVCESLHRSRRRAEQAKAEIASGQARIEAAEERQREILDAIPHLIWKSSPEGELSYINRRWTESLNLPLNEARNYGWTKVIHPEDVDSVKERWEEARAKECEFHMSFRIKLGSGVYRWHEVRVRPSRDSSGVLIGWFGSATDIEDSHNLNESLRASEERFRRLADQAPVLIWMSDTSKATTWFNKPWLEFTGRSLEQEIGNGWAGSVHPDDYAYCLETYSNNFEARQPFEMDYRLRRSDGVYRWVMDRGIPIFGQDGVFLGYMGSCIDINERKEAEEQGDALLKMEQAARVQAERTALLKDEFLATVSHEMRTPLTAMLGWVQLLRSGSLPSETVPQALETIERNARAQAKLIDDLLDMSRILSGRLRLDVQTVNIVEVVEAALDAAEPGAAAKKIRMVRVLDPLSGPVTGDPMRLQQIVWNLLSNAVKFTPAGGRITTTLERIKSHLEISVSDSGEGIVAEFLPHVFDRFRQQDSSTMRKHQGLGLGLSIVKQLVELHGGSVRATSPGQGQGATFVVSLPVAAAHKEVREKEKEVAVPVEPPPASEGVPTLLGTRVLVVDDDGDARELLRSILAQRGASVRTASSASEALSQLDSRVPDVLVSDIGMPGQDGYGLIREVRLRSREKGGHVPALALTAFARSDDRRRAISAGFHMHLAKPVEPAELVTVVASLARR; encoded by the coding sequence ATGGCACCAACCACTCGATTCTTTGCGTTCGGCGTCGCCGTGCTATCGGTAGCATTAGCGTCGCTGACCAGATGGGGACTTATCATGCCCATGCTGGGAGATCGTTCGCCATATGCTGCGTTTCTCTGTGCGGTGATCGTATCTGCATGGGTGGGCGGTCTTTATCCTGGCCTGCTCGCTGTAGGCTTATCCCTTATTTGCGGATGGACCTTTTTGTCCCCTCAAGCGCGCTCTGGTGATGTCGCGACGATGGTGATCACGGTCTTTTTTCTCATCATCGGAATCCTGATCTCCATTGTCTGCGAGTCTCTGCATCGGAGCCGCAGGAGGGCCGAGCAGGCGAAGGCGGAGATTGCTAGTGGACAGGCGCGGATCGAGGCGGCAGAGGAGCGTCAGCGAGAGATTCTCGACGCCATTCCCCACCTGATCTGGAAGTCCTCTCCAGAGGGTGAGCTTTCCTATATCAATCGTCGCTGGACGGAGTCGCTGAACCTTCCCCTGAACGAAGCGAGGAACTACGGATGGACGAAAGTGATTCACCCCGAGGATGTGGATTCCGTGAAGGAGCGGTGGGAAGAGGCACGGGCCAAGGAATGCGAATTTCACATGTCTTTTCGCATCAAGCTGGGAAGCGGGGTCTATCGCTGGCACGAGGTGCGGGTTCGGCCGTCACGCGACTCCTCGGGTGTCTTGATCGGTTGGTTTGGCAGCGCGACGGATATTGAGGATTCCCACAATCTGAATGAATCCCTGCGCGCTAGCGAAGAGCGATTCCGGCGGCTGGCTGATCAGGCACCAGTCTTGATCTGGATGAGCGATACGTCCAAGGCGACGACGTGGTTCAATAAACCTTGGCTGGAGTTTACCGGTCGGTCGTTGGAGCAGGAGATCGGGAACGGTTGGGCAGGGTCCGTACATCCCGATGATTACGCATACTGTTTGGAAACCTACTCAAACAACTTCGAGGCCAGGCAGCCCTTTGAAATGGACTACCGCCTGCGTCGGAGCGATGGCGTCTACCGGTGGGTAATGGATCGTGGCATCCCCATTTTCGGCCAGGATGGAGTCTTCCTCGGGTACATGGGAAGTTGCATCGACATCAACGAGCGCAAGGAGGCGGAGGAACAAGGCGATGCCTTGCTGAAAATGGAGCAGGCTGCCCGGGTGCAAGCCGAGCGCACGGCTTTGTTAAAAGACGAATTTCTTGCCACGGTCAGTCACGAAATGCGCACTCCGCTGACAGCGATGCTGGGCTGGGTACAGCTTTTGCGGAGCGGCAGCCTGCCCTCAGAGACCGTGCCGCAAGCTCTTGAAACGATCGAGCGCAATGCCCGTGCTCAGGCCAAGCTGATCGATGATCTGCTCGACATGAGTCGCATTCTTTCCGGGAGGTTGCGTCTCGATGTTCAGACGGTCAATATCGTGGAAGTCGTCGAGGCCGCTCTCGACGCGGCAGAGCCTGGGGCCGCGGCGAAAAAGATTCGCATGGTACGGGTACTCGACCCCTTGTCGGGGCCGGTGACGGGCGATCCCATGCGCCTGCAGCAAATCGTTTGGAATCTTCTGAGCAACGCGGTGAAATTTACCCCGGCCGGCGGAAGAATCACCACGACACTGGAACGGATCAAATCCCATCTGGAGATTTCCGTGAGCGACTCCGGCGAGGGAATCGTGGCCGAGTTCCTGCCTCATGTCTTTGATCGTTTCCGCCAGCAGGACTCGTCGACGATGCGCAAGCATCAGGGACTCGGACTGGGTCTGTCCATCGTGAAGCAACTCGTGGAACTGCACGGTGGTTCGGTGCGAGCCACCAGCCCTGGCCAGGGGCAGGGTGCAACATTTGTCGTTTCTCTGCCAGTGGCCGCTGCACATAAGGAAGTAAGGGAGAAGGAAAAGGAAGTCGCAGTGCCCGTTGAGCCTCCTCCAGCAAGCGAAGGGGTGCCGACATTGCTGGGAACCCGGGTGCTCGTGGTCGATGATGACGGCGATGCGCGGGAGCTCCTTCGCTCGATTCTCGCACAGCGTGGCGCGAGTGTGCGAACGGCCAGCTCCGCCTCCGAGGCTTTGAGTCAGCTGGATTCCCGGGTGCCGGACGTTCTGGTCAGCGATATCGGCATGCCGGGTCAGGATGGGTATGGACTAATCCGCGAGGTGCGACTGCGGTCGAGGGAGAAGGGGGGGCACGTACCTGCGCTGGCGCTCACCGCATTTGCCCGATCGGACGATCGACGCCGCGCCATCAGCGCGGGATTTCACATGCATCTCGCCAAGCCGGTGGAACCTGCCGAGTTGGTGACTGTGGTTGCCAGTCTGGCCCGCCGCTGA
- the treS gene encoding maltose alpha-D-glucosyltransferase — MHNVSSAQWYKDAVIYELHVRSFADSSGDGIGDFRGLTERLGYFEELGVTALWLLPFYPSPLRDDGYDIADYMAVNPSYGTLEDFQEFLAEAHKRNLKVITELVINHTSDQHAWFQRARRAPVGSAERDFYVWSDNPRKFEEARIIFKDFESSNWAWDPVAKAYYWHRFYSHQPDLNFDSPHVQQAVFEVLDFWLKLGVDGLRLDAIPYLFEREGTSCENLPETHAYLRKLRRHVEENYAGRMLLAEANQWPEDAVAYFGQGDECHMSFHFPLMPRIFMSVQMEDRFPIIDILEQTPEIPAECQWAIFLRNHDELTLEMVTDEERDYMYRLYAEDPRARINLGIRRRLAPLLDNNRRKIELVNSLLLSLPGTPIIYYGDEIGMGDNFYLGDRNGVRTPMQWSADRNAGFSRANPQQLFLPVIIDPEFHYEAVNVDVHMKNLSSLFWWMRRVVDARKRHPAFSHGTLEFLRPDNAKVLTFLRRDADEVILVVANLSRFSQCLELDLSEFKGSRAEEMFGGGVFFEIKDAPVTFTVGPHGFYWLLLKSTMASKPGAEAAVVPEIALAGEWSEGLIDHLETAILPGYLSSCRWYGQKDRILRLAKVRESFADPSGNSRIILLELTFTDGDPMTQILALAIGAEDAGDVSTSPAMVARFTDGRVLWDLLYTPEGRGRIWDMLTGELRWGDSRHHLRGIKGDGISGGAPASRVLGGEQSNTALAYGDEWMFKFFRIFTDGPHPDAEILRVLSERGFPYSPRFGGEIRCRLNDEEGAAGLLTSFVKNQGDGWSYMLDAVGRFFEQVVSVEVQAEATGQFDEIIEQVIPQRAQQLGQRTAALHACLASVTELPEFAPEAVSSLYQRSLYQTMRSQLRRTEVMVTRKLPSLPAESREVAISWLATTPRILDSYQELLRHRVHLDKIRVHGDYHLGQVLNTGNDFVILDFEGEPRRSLGERRLKKCSLVDVAGMMRSFDYAVQVSLNRQKPEDRPRLKPWAERWLGVVSKAFLDGYRSEAGDASFLPASEQDFQFLLLLFLLDKSVYEIGYELNYRPDFLSVPMGAGERLLNNRESKV; from the coding sequence ATGCATAACGTGTCATCCGCCCAGTGGTATAAAGACGCAGTCATTTATGAACTGCATGTGAGGTCATTCGCTGATAGCTCCGGCGATGGAATCGGGGATTTCCGAGGCTTGACGGAGCGGCTTGGATACTTCGAGGAACTCGGGGTTACAGCTCTCTGGCTTCTTCCTTTTTATCCGTCGCCGTTGCGTGATGACGGGTATGACATCGCCGATTACATGGCGGTAAACCCGTCCTACGGAACGCTGGAGGACTTTCAGGAGTTTCTGGCCGAGGCTCATAAGCGAAACCTGAAGGTGATTACCGAACTGGTCATCAACCACACTTCGGATCAACATGCCTGGTTTCAACGAGCGAGGCGCGCGCCTGTCGGCTCTGCCGAGCGCGATTTTTACGTCTGGAGCGATAACCCGAGAAAGTTTGAGGAGGCCCGCATCATCTTCAAGGATTTTGAGTCTTCCAACTGGGCGTGGGACCCTGTCGCCAAGGCCTACTACTGGCACCGGTTTTACTCACATCAGCCCGACCTCAACTTTGACAGCCCGCATGTGCAGCAGGCAGTTTTTGAGGTTCTGGATTTCTGGTTGAAGCTGGGGGTCGACGGATTACGCCTGGATGCAATTCCCTACCTTTTTGAAAGAGAAGGGACATCGTGTGAAAATCTACCGGAAACGCACGCCTACCTGAGAAAGCTCCGCAGGCATGTGGAGGAAAACTATGCGGGCCGCATGCTGCTGGCCGAGGCAAACCAGTGGCCGGAGGATGCAGTCGCTTACTTTGGCCAAGGGGATGAGTGTCATATGTCCTTCCATTTTCCGCTCATGCCGAGAATTTTCATGAGCGTTCAAATGGAGGATCGTTTTCCGATCATCGATATCCTTGAGCAGACTCCGGAGATCCCCGCAGAGTGCCAGTGGGCGATCTTTCTCCGCAATCACGATGAATTGACTTTGGAGATGGTGACGGACGAAGAGCGGGACTACATGTACCGTCTTTATGCGGAAGATCCCCGAGCGAGGATCAATCTCGGTATCCGCCGCCGCCTTGCTCCATTGCTGGATAATAATCGCCGGAAAATCGAGCTGGTGAACTCACTTCTTCTCTCGCTTCCCGGCACCCCGATAATCTATTACGGCGACGAGATCGGGATGGGGGATAACTTCTACCTGGGCGATCGGAATGGCGTGCGTACTCCCATGCAATGGAGCGCGGATCGGAATGCCGGCTTCTCTCGGGCCAATCCCCAGCAGCTCTTTTTACCTGTCATCATCGATCCGGAGTTTCATTACGAGGCAGTCAATGTCGATGTGCATATGAAAAACCTCTCATCACTTTTCTGGTGGATGAGGCGGGTTGTTGATGCACGCAAGCGCCACCCGGCCTTCTCTCATGGCACTCTCGAGTTTCTCCGGCCAGACAACGCGAAGGTGTTGACCTTCCTGCGACGGGATGCAGATGAGGTGATTCTCGTCGTGGCAAACCTGTCGCGATTTTCTCAATGCCTCGAACTGGATCTTTCGGAGTTCAAGGGTTCCCGGGCCGAGGAGATGTTCGGCGGCGGTGTGTTCTTTGAGATCAAGGACGCACCGGTCACCTTTACCGTAGGTCCTCATGGCTTCTATTGGCTGCTCCTCAAGTCGACAATGGCGTCAAAGCCTGGCGCCGAGGCTGCGGTTGTTCCGGAGATTGCCTTGGCGGGTGAATGGTCCGAAGGACTCATCGATCACCTTGAGACGGCCATCCTTCCGGGCTATCTATCATCCTGTCGGTGGTATGGGCAAAAGGATCGTATCCTCCGACTCGCGAAGGTTCGCGAGAGCTTTGCCGACCCTTCTGGAAACAGCCGGATCATTCTCCTGGAGCTCACCTTCACGGATGGTGATCCAATGACCCAGATCCTCGCTCTGGCGATTGGGGCAGAAGATGCAGGAGACGTCTCCACCAGTCCGGCAATGGTGGCGCGGTTTACTGATGGTCGGGTCCTCTGGGACCTCCTTTATACTCCGGAGGGTCGGGGTCGGATATGGGATATGCTGACAGGGGAACTCCGATGGGGAGATTCCCGGCATCACCTGCGTGGCATCAAGGGTGACGGCATATCGGGCGGCGCACCTGCCTCCCGGGTCTTGGGTGGCGAACAGTCCAATACAGCCCTCGCATACGGCGACGAGTGGATGTTCAAGTTCTTCCGCATATTTACCGATGGACCTCATCCGGATGCAGAGATCCTCCGAGTGCTGTCTGAGCGAGGATTTCCTTATTCGCCGCGTTTCGGAGGCGAGATTCGCTGTCGACTGAATGATGAGGAAGGGGCCGCTGGTCTCCTGACTTCTTTCGTCAAGAACCAGGGCGATGGATGGAGCTACATGCTTGATGCTGTTGGCAGGTTCTTTGAGCAGGTCGTCTCCGTGGAGGTGCAGGCGGAAGCCACAGGGCAGTTTGACGAGATCATTGAGCAGGTTATCCCGCAGCGCGCTCAACAACTTGGTCAGCGGACAGCAGCTTTACATGCGTGCCTGGCATCGGTAACCGAACTGCCTGAGTTTGCACCCGAGGCTGTCAGCTCGCTCTATCAAAGATCTCTTTACCAGACGATGCGGAGCCAGTTGCGGCGCACTGAGGTCATGGTGACCCGGAAGCTTCCATCTCTGCCCGCCGAATCTCGCGAGGTTGCCATCTCCTGGCTTGCCACAACTCCTCGCATACTCGATTCCTACCAGGAACTGCTCCGCCATCGGGTGCACCTCGATAAAATTCGTGTCCATGGAGACTACCATCTTGGTCAGGTGCTCAATACCGGAAACGATTTCGTCATCCTGGACTTTGAAGGCGAGCCGCGGCGCAGTCTCGGTGAGCGACGGTTAAAAAAGTGCTCGTTGGTCGATGTCGCTGGAATGATGCGATCATTTGATTACGCGGTGCAGGTCTCGTTGAATCGCCAGAAACCCGAGGATCGTCCGCGTCTTAAGCCGTGGGCTGAGCGATGGTTGGGCGTAGTGAGTAAAGCCTTTCTCGACGGCTACCGAAGCGAGGCCGGGGATGCCTCTTTCCTCCCAGCCTCTGAGCAGGATTTTCAGTTTTTGCTACTCCTCTTTCTCTTGGACAAATCCGTGTACGAGATCGGCTACGAATTGAACTACCGACCGGACTTTCTCTCCGTGCCGATGGGGGCGGGAGAACGACTTCTTAATAACAGGGAATCAAAGGTATAA